CAGTAGTCAGATTGCTGGGATATGCTTTACTCATATTGCTTTCTCGGTGCTGCGTGCTTTCTATTCGCAGCTTACACTGAGAGAGCTTTTTTACCGACTAGCTGACTTTTCAAACATCCTCTTAGGTCAGCAAAGTATTCCTGCGGCAGAAATCGAATGGATTTAATATCAATGGTGCTAGCGAGGTCAGGCAGAAATAACTCTAGAAACTCAAAAAAGAAAGTTGAGAGGAGTTCTTTGAAGAGGCGATCGTGCTCAATCGTTTTGGTCATGAATCTAGGGTAATATAAACCAGTGTCTAATCAGTTAACTTGTACTACTTCAAAGATGAAGACGTTTTCTTTTTGAAGAGAAGAGTGGTGAGAGCGAAAAGATTATGGATTCACTACTGTCTCATCGCTTGTATCGACTGATTTAATGTTCGAGCAATCTCTTGATTTCCCCTAAAGTTGAAATGAATATGATCGTGATAGAGAGTTTCAGCATTACCCATTTCATTAAACTGGGGCAAAAAATCGATGAAGGGAATTGCTGCGTTCTTTGTAAAATCTTCGAGCCTTTGTCTAGCTTTCGTCTCATAATCACGAGAGCCAGGAGTTCCAACTTCTCGTAACAAAGGAGTCATTGCTAAAAGTAATTGCCCCTGATGTTGAGCCACGAACGTTTGAATCTGTCGAATTGCTTCTAGATTGATTCCTACCCGATCGCCTTCTTCTTTTTGCCATGCCGCCAACTCTGGAATTGGCTGAGCTTTCATAGCATATCGGCTCAAGGCTTCTGAAATAGCGGACGCAGGCTGTTGATTAGGATAATTGCGATCGCGCCCCACAGGAATTGAAGTCGGCGCAACTGCAAACAAATCATCGGTATTGATCAGCAGCACTACAATTTTCGATTCAAAGCTGCCAAAGCGTTGCAAATATGCCAACTCATTTCGCGGTCCCCAAGAATTTGCCGAAGCGTTCAGTACCTCTGCTATTTCAGATCCCGCGAGACGCTCTTGCAACAAGGCAGAAATCGTATGGCGCTGATCCGTCCACCAACCGCCGTTGGCAATAGAATCACCCAACAGCAAAACGCGGAAAGTTTGCGCCGGACAGTGGGCTGTAATTGCACCACTGCGCATGGAATATTGATTAATCCCAATTTCATTGCCAAATCGTCGAGTTTGCTGATTAGGGGCAAGGAGGTAGCCAATTTGGGGATCGGCAATATACAGAAGCGGTTTACCAAAGCCAAGGAGCGATCGCAATCCTATCTCTGTGCCACCCACAGCAAGCACCAAGACCACTACCGTTCCCCCTAAGATCATCAAAACCTGACTCACACGCGTGCCCTCTCAAAATGACATTTTTAGAGTGCCCTCTCTTTTGAGATAGCCCGGCAGTCGGATAGCAACGTGTTGAGCAATACACTTTTTTTAGGACATTAGCCAAAGGGTCGAAAAGAGATTGAGCCAATTCTTTAAAGGAGACTGAAAGTATGCTGATTGACTCAAGATATTCTACTTTCGTGGCTAGAATTAAAGGGGAAAAATTCTCACCCGGTTTTATTTAAGGAGAGGAGACATGAAGTTGAACGAGGCGAATAGTTTGCCTGTGGTAGCTATCTCTGGATTCCTAATCTTGGGGTCGATCGCTTTCCTCATTTTCTGGGCATTACAAACGGCTTATGTGTAGAAACTAATTGGCTTTGGTAAGTTTCTTAATCCAAAATGGGGGCGTTTCTCAAAAGAAACGCCCCCTCAATTATGAGGAAGTGCATTGATATACTACATTTATGCTACACTTTGTAATTGCAGCATTATTTCAGCGTTTCTGAAAATTGTTCAGCAGTGCAGGAAGCCTGTTCTAGCAACAAAAAATTTTCACAAATGCGCCCCTTAGGAGGACGGTCATGGCTCAGTTTCGGCACGTGGTATATTACTACCAAAAATATTGGGCGATCGCTCTATTTAGCATCATTGCCAGCGGCTTATTTGAACTCATCGATCTGGTAGTTCCTTACGCCATTGGACAATTGCTCAACGCGCTGTCGGGGCAAACCCTTGATGCGCCCTTACAAAGCTTCATTGATCGACTAGGCGACATGGCACAGCAACCTGCCAGCCAGTCTCTGACTCTCATCGTTTTACTAGGAATTATCTTCGCCGTAACGGTAGTGCGCGCACCCATTCAACCCTGGATCGGTAACTGGTTCCACTGGGACATTGCTTTCCGCACTCGCCGGGATCATCAGCACAAGACCCTGACCAAAATACTAACGTTACCCATCGAATTTTATGATGAAAATAACGCTGGACGTATTTCCGGGCGGGTGGCAAAGGGATTGTCTAACCATACCTGGACTTATCCTGAAATTGCCGGACAGCTAATTCCTAAAGTGATCCGTGTTGTCGGTATTTTTGTGATGATTTCGTTTGTCGATTGGCGAATTGCATTGCCTTTTATCATCTCTTTTGTCGTTATTTTGACGTTCATTGTGAAAGAATTAAAGCGGTTAATTCAAAAAGAAGTGGTGCTCGATCGCTACATCGAAAATACCGAAAGTCGTACTTCAGAAATTATCAGCAACATTAAAACAGTCAAAGCATTTGCGACTGAAGCAAGTGAACTTAAGCGTCAACAGCAGCGGCTTAGCCGTGAGTTCAAGTTTGTGAACTATGTTATTCACAAAAGATATACCTGGCTGTTCTCTTGGCAAAAGCTCATGATTGAAGGATCAGTGTTTGTTGTCCTTGCCCTAACGTTATGGGCAACTGTTAAAGGACAAATTACGCTGGGTCACTTTGTCACAATCTTAACCATCTCCAGCATGGCGTACTCCGAGCTTGATCCGATTGGTGAATTAGCGTCAGTCTTTGCCCGACGATTTGCCTCAATGCAAAGTCTGCACGAGTTTTTCCAGCAGCCTAGGGGCAATGATGCAGTAGTCCTTGACCACTCCGAAGCTGTGCAAACCTATGAATTTACAGGCAAGGTGCATTTCAACCAAGTTTCCTTCGGCTACGATCGCAGCCGTCCTGTTTTACAAAACATTAACCTGCTAATCGAACCCTGCCAAACGATCGCTCTAGTCGGTCGGTCTGGCTCTGGTAAGTCAACCTTGGTTAAACTGCTATTTCGTTACTTCGAGCCTCATCAAGGACAAATTCTCATTGATGGTCAACCCATTAATGCACTTGATGTCACAGGATACCGACGGCGACTGGCGATCGTTCATCAAGAAGTAGACGTTTTCAACGGCACGCTTCTTGACAACCTGATGTATGGCAACCCTGCCGTTACCCTCACCGAAGTGCAGGAAGCCTGTAATATCGCCAGAGTAGATGAGTTTGTGCGGCAGTTGCCCAGAGGCTATCAAACTGTTGTGGGAGAACGCGGCGTACGGCTATCGGGCGGACAACGACAGCGATTAGGCATTGCCAG
The DNA window shown above is from Timaviella obliquedivisa GSE-PSE-MK23-08B and carries:
- a CDS encoding SGNH/GDSL hydrolase family protein: MILGGTVVVLVLAVGGTEIGLRSLLGFGKPLLYIADPQIGYLLAPNQQTRRFGNEIGINQYSMRSGAITAHCPAQTFRVLLLGDSIANGGWWTDQRHTISALLQERLAGSEIAEVLNASANSWGPRNELAYLQRFGSFESKIVVLLINTDDLFAVAPTSIPVGRDRNYPNQQPASAISEALSRYAMKAQPIPELAAWQKEEGDRVGINLEAIRQIQTFVAQHQGQLLLAMTPLLREVGTPGSRDYETKARQRLEDFTKNAAIPFIDFLPQFNEMGNAETLYHDHIHFNFRGNQEIARTLNQSIQAMRQ
- a CDS encoding RNA polymerase subunit sigma, translating into MKLNEANSLPVVAISGFLILGSIAFLIFWALQTAYV
- a CDS encoding ABC transporter ATP-binding protein/permease; translation: MAQFRHVVYYYQKYWAIALFSIIASGLFELIDLVVPYAIGQLLNALSGQTLDAPLQSFIDRLGDMAQQPASQSLTLIVLLGIIFAVTVVRAPIQPWIGNWFHWDIAFRTRRDHQHKTLTKILTLPIEFYDENNAGRISGRVAKGLSNHTWTYPEIAGQLIPKVIRVVGIFVMISFVDWRIALPFIISFVVILTFIVKELKRLIQKEVVLDRYIENTESRTSEIISNIKTVKAFATEASELKRQQQRLSREFKFVNYVIHKRYTWLFSWQKLMIEGSVFVVLALTLWATVKGQITLGHFVTILTISSMAYSELDPIGELASVFARRFASMQSLHEFFQQPRGNDAVVLDHSEAVQTYEFTGKVHFNQVSFGYDRSRPVLQNINLLIEPCQTIALVGRSGSGKSTLVKLLFRYFEPHQGQILIDGQPINALDVTGYRRRLAIVHQEVDVFNGTLLDNLMYGNPAVTLTEVQEACNIARVDEFVRQLPRGYQTVVGERGVRLSGGQRQRLGIARALLMNPDVLVFDEATSSLDYESERSIQLAMRSILGTRTTLIIAHRLSTVREADKIVVLDQGQIVEIGNHDELLTQGGIYHRLHTLQETGELVP